One part of the Ursus arctos isolate Adak ecotype North America unplaced genomic scaffold, UrsArc2.0 scaffold_14, whole genome shotgun sequence genome encodes these proteins:
- the RNF222 gene encoding RING finger protein 222 codes for MSEGESKDSSGSECPVCYEKFRDLEGASRTLSCGHVFCHDCLVKYLLSTRVDGQVQRTIVCPVCRYVTFLSKKSSRWPSVLDRSSQTLAVPAGLPDALGHANPLAAAQQAWRPAAGQGAPLPLDPPPGLAREPQIFVISRHGMPLGEQDSVLPRRSLAELSEASPAPSAGRAFCCRSRALLLITLVAVVAVVAAILPWVLLVRKQA; via the coding sequence ATGTCGGAAGGCGAGAGCAAGGACAGCTCGGGCAGCGAGTGCCCCGTGTGCTACGAGAAGTTCCGCGACCTGGAGGGCGCCAGCCGCACGCTGAGCTGCGGCCACGTGTTCTGCCACGACTGCCTGGTCAAGTACCTGCTGTCCACGCGCGTGGACGGCCAGGTGCAGAGGACCATCGTCTGCCCCGTCTGCCGCTACGTCACCTTCCTCAGCAAGAAGAGCTCCCGCTGGCCCTCGGTGCTGGACCGCAGCTCGCAGACCCTGGCGGTGCCCGCCGGCCTGCCCGACGCCCTGGGCCACGCGAACCCCCTGGCCGCCGCCCAGCAGGCGTGGAGGCCGGCTGCGGGCCAGGGCGCCCCGCTCCCCCTGGACCCGCCGCCCGGCCTGGCCCGGGAGCCGCAGATCTTCGTCATCAGCCGCCACGGGATGCCCCTGGGGGAGCAGGACAGCGTGCTGCCGCGCCGCAGCCTGGCCGAGCTGTCCGAGGCCTCGCCGGCCCCCAGCGCGGGCCGGGCCTTCTGCTGCCGCTCGCGGGCCCTGCTGCTCATCACCCTGGTCGCCGTGGTGGCCGTGGTGGCCGCCATCTTGCCCTGGGTGCTGCTGGTGAGGAAGCAGGCGTGA